Proteins from a single region of Haloterrigena alkaliphila:
- a CDS encoding DUF92 domain-containing protein yields MTAPVRRAGVFALLSTLALVVPLGGPWVGAAIGAVVVLGAMAVTDGPIFELLAYPSDYEAGRLYGLVALALAAVALGLIAIATSMSLAVFVGTVLLVGYGNLAEQFARRWTDRDVVLAAAFCAVAAVAAVTGQVGTHWLTDSGVLESAATALPRMVFLGASGALLAALLRDVLFSHDDPVVMLSVGLLCWLLAELEPTLAGPEIAAALAITIGLGYASYALETASIAGMLTGILLGLLTIVLGGYGWFVVLISFFALGGLSSKFRYERKAELGVAEDNNGARGSGNVLGNAAVAIVAVLGYAASSETLLPGVPDSSLFLFAFAGSVATAMSDTLSSEIGSVFDRPRLITTLEPVEPGTDGGVTWQGEVAGVAGAVVVAGISYALFSAVTTVGAAIIVAAGVVGMTVDSLLGATLEGRVLGNQGVNFLATLSGALVCALLVLSFAVLG; encoded by the coding sequence GTGACAGCACCCGTTCGGCGAGCAGGCGTGTTTGCGCTCCTCTCGACGCTCGCTCTCGTCGTTCCCCTCGGCGGCCCCTGGGTCGGGGCCGCGATCGGTGCCGTCGTCGTTCTCGGCGCGATGGCCGTGACCGACGGGCCGATATTCGAACTCCTGGCCTACCCCAGCGACTACGAGGCTGGCCGCCTCTACGGACTCGTCGCGCTCGCTCTCGCCGCCGTCGCCCTCGGACTGATCGCGATCGCGACGTCGATGTCGCTCGCGGTCTTCGTCGGCACCGTCCTCCTGGTCGGCTACGGCAATCTCGCCGAGCAGTTCGCCCGCCGGTGGACCGACCGCGACGTCGTCCTCGCGGCCGCCTTCTGTGCCGTCGCCGCCGTCGCCGCCGTCACCGGACAGGTCGGCACCCACTGGCTCACCGACAGCGGCGTCCTCGAGTCGGCGGCCACCGCCCTCCCCCGGATGGTCTTTCTCGGTGCGAGCGGCGCCCTGCTCGCCGCCTTGCTTCGGGACGTCCTGTTCTCCCACGACGATCCCGTCGTCATGCTCTCGGTCGGCCTGCTGTGCTGGCTGCTCGCGGAACTCGAGCCCACCCTCGCCGGCCCCGAGATCGCCGCCGCCCTCGCGATCACGATCGGCCTCGGCTACGCCTCCTACGCGCTCGAGACGGCCTCGATCGCGGGGATGCTCACCGGGATCCTGCTGGGGCTGTTGACCATCGTTCTCGGCGGCTACGGGTGGTTCGTCGTCCTCATCTCCTTTTTCGCCCTCGGGGGCCTTTCCTCGAAGTTCCGATACGAACGGAAGGCCGAACTGGGCGTCGCCGAGGACAACAACGGCGCCCGCGGCAGCGGGAACGTGCTGGGCAACGCCGCCGTCGCCATCGTCGCCGTGCTGGGCTACGCGGCGAGTTCGGAAACCCTGCTGCCCGGCGTCCCTGACTCGAGTCTGTTCCTGTTCGCCTTCGCCGGCTCCGTCGCCACGGCGATGAGCGACACCCTCTCGAGCGAGATCGGCAGCGTCTTCGATCGGCCCCGGCTGATCACCACCCTGGAACCGGTCGAACCCGGCACCGACGGCGGGGTCACCTGGCAGGGCGAGGTGGCCGGCGTCGCCGGCGCCGTCGTCGTCGCGGGGATCTCCTACGCCCTCTTCTCGGCGGTTACGACCGTCGGCGCGGCGATCATCGTCGCCGCCGGGGTCGTCGGCATGACCGTCGACAGCCTGCTGGGCGCGACGCTCGAGGGGCGAGTCCTGGGAAATCAGGGCGTGAACTTCCTCGCGACGCTTTCGGGCGCGCTGGTCTGCGCGCTGCTGGTGCTGTCGTTCGCCGTGCTCGGATGA
- a CDS encoding undecaprenyl diphosphate synthase family protein: MGLYERYLALRIRRHDGDLPDHVALVITERDLLERGAYETLTDFFAWAFEYATRVTVYVSVLDGAAVPALRRELETIDAPREVAVRGPDDRTQADAPIRIGIGLGGKHEFTSAVRTLAERVEAGELDPEAIDDERVEEHLVFPSEPDLVIKTGAERLSDFMIWQSVYSELYFTDVNWRDFRKRDFLRAVREYCNRSRRYGR, encoded by the coding sequence GTGGGCCTCTACGAACGGTATCTCGCCCTGCGGATTCGCCGACACGACGGCGACCTTCCCGATCACGTCGCGCTCGTGATTACCGAGCGCGACCTCCTCGAGCGGGGCGCATACGAGACGCTGACGGACTTCTTCGCGTGGGCGTTCGAGTACGCGACGCGGGTGACCGTCTACGTGAGCGTCCTCGATGGCGCCGCAGTCCCCGCTCTGCGGCGGGAACTCGAGACGATCGACGCGCCCCGCGAGGTCGCCGTCCGCGGTCCGGACGACCGGACGCAGGCGGACGCGCCGATCCGCATCGGGATCGGTCTCGGTGGCAAACACGAGTTCACCAGCGCCGTGCGGACGCTCGCCGAACGCGTCGAGGCGGGCGAACTCGATCCCGAAGCGATCGACGACGAGCGGGTCGAGGAGCACCTGGTCTTCCCCTCGGAACCCGACCTCGTGATCAAGACCGGCGCCGAACGGCTCTCGGATTTCATGATCTGGCAGTCGGTCTACTCCGAACTCTACTTCACCGACGTCAACTGGCGGGACTTCCGCAAGCGGGACTTCCTCCGGGCGGTCCGGGAGTACTGCAACCGGTCGCGTCGATACGGTCGTTAA
- a CDS encoding DUF7344 domain-containing protein translates to MAALDNAVDVERFARLTDLPVPTAASLLETVRTRIAIHALSRSDRELPLEELAAAVAAVDAERTRSEISVSLVHATLPKLEDYGVLRYELRFDTLRLSGPIVGLEDPLGERRAGTASPESIGVLESGR, encoded by the coding sequence ATGGCCGCCCTCGATAACGCCGTCGACGTCGAGCGGTTCGCCCGCCTGACGGACCTCCCCGTACCGACGGCTGCGTCCCTGCTCGAAACCGTCCGTACGCGAATCGCGATCCACGCACTGTCGCGCTCCGATCGGGAACTCCCGCTCGAGGAGTTGGCGGCGGCCGTCGCCGCGGTCGACGCCGAGCGAACCCGGTCGGAGATCAGCGTCTCCCTCGTTCACGCGACGCTCCCGAAACTCGAGGACTACGGCGTCCTCCGGTACGAACTGCGGTTCGACACCCTCCGGCTCTCCGGGCCGATCGTCGGACTCGAGGACCCGCTCGGCGAGCGACGGGCCGGCACCGCGTCGCCCGAGTCGATCGGAGTACTCGAGTCGGGTCGTTAA
- the uppS gene encoding polyprenyl diphosphate synthase produces the protein MKRWLRQRVDAAYEQLLSREISGAPTHVAVIQDGNRRYARRKGNDAPQGHRAGAKTTERVLEWCQDVGVEELTLYAFSTENFDRPDEENEALFDLLCEKLREFADADRVHDNEVRIRAIGDVDRLPERVREAVDYAERRTRGYDRFVLNIALAYGGRSQLLEAVRGVAADVEAGEVSPDDIEVETIEDRLYEQPVRDVDLIIRTGGDERTSNFLPWHANGNEAAVFFCTPYWPEFSKTDFLRGIRTYEHRAESWRRTRARRALALLGAISDAELAEAQSIVERFRDSLPTAERPDPEELEAGENEQVDGIDSSGRAAD, from the coding sequence ATGAAGCGGTGGCTCCGGCAGCGCGTCGACGCGGCCTACGAGCAGTTGCTCTCGAGAGAGATCTCCGGTGCGCCGACCCACGTCGCGGTGATCCAGGACGGGAACCGGCGGTACGCCCGGCGCAAGGGCAACGACGCCCCACAGGGCCACCGCGCGGGAGCCAAGACGACCGAGCGCGTCCTCGAGTGGTGTCAGGACGTCGGCGTCGAGGAGCTGACGCTGTACGCCTTCTCCACCGAGAACTTCGACCGACCAGACGAGGAGAACGAGGCCCTGTTCGACCTCCTCTGTGAGAAACTCCGCGAGTTCGCCGACGCCGACCGCGTCCACGACAACGAGGTGCGGATCCGGGCGATCGGCGACGTCGACCGACTCCCCGAGCGGGTCCGCGAGGCCGTCGACTACGCCGAGCGCCGTACGCGCGGCTACGACCGGTTCGTCCTCAACATCGCGCTGGCCTACGGCGGTCGCTCGCAGCTGCTCGAGGCGGTTCGCGGCGTGGCCGCCGACGTCGAAGCGGGCGAGGTCTCGCCCGACGACATCGAGGTCGAGACGATCGAGGACCGACTTTACGAACAACCCGTTCGTGACGTCGACCTGATCATCCGAACGGGCGGCGACGAGCGCACGTCGAACTTCCTGCCGTGGCACGCCAACGGGAACGAAGCCGCCGTCTTCTTCTGTACCCCCTACTGGCCGGAGTTCTCGAAGACGGACTTCCTGCGTGGGATCCGAACCTACGAGCACCGCGCGGAGTCGTGGCGGCGGACCCGCGCTCGACGCGCGCTGGCCCTGCTCGGTGCCATCAGCGACGCCGAACTCGCCGAGGCCCAGTCGATCGTCGAGCGGTTCCGCGACTCGCTGCCGACGGCCGAACGACCCGATCCGGAGGAACTCGAGGCCGGCGAGAACGAGCAGGTCGACGGCATCGACTCGAGCGGCCGGGCCGCCGACTGA
- a CDS encoding DUF5778 family protein, with the protein MADSHAVDEDLYQRTKALLEPGEIELNGAIVHTDYDGQEDVQMMQATLDVGDIIAEHTGHDPEDCFVYSGNDDPDFSSNQHQGLTLEDEEFVWECQQLLREGSFDIVIYYRATADHEAILEDVRDLGFDVTGVRGD; encoded by the coding sequence ATGGCAGATTCGCACGCGGTCGACGAGGACCTCTACCAGCGGACGAAGGCGCTGCTCGAGCCGGGCGAGATCGAACTCAACGGGGCGATCGTCCACACCGACTACGACGGACAAGAGGACGTCCAGATGATGCAGGCGACGCTCGACGTCGGCGATATCATCGCCGAACACACCGGCCACGACCCCGAGGACTGCTTCGTCTACTCGGGCAACGACGACCCCGACTTCTCCTCGAACCAGCACCAGGGGCTCACCCTCGAGGACGAGGAGTTCGTCTGGGAGTGCCAGCAACTGCTGCGCGAGGGGAGCTTCGACATCGTCATCTACTACCGGGCGACCGCGGACCACGAGGCCATTCTCGAGGACGTTCGCGACCTCGGCTTCGACGTCACCGGCGTCCGGGGCGACTAG
- a CDS encoding aldehyde dehydrogenase family protein, with product MSSDIANTAEWEELYLNGEWVPSESGATLEVEDPSTREVIAEVPAGVESDVDAAYEAAADAQTEWGEQPPAAREEILQGVVQNLEEWEEEIVELLVQEAGGSRVMGGTSVHLATDQAAEAATLPRRMKGEHARSNIPGKENIVEREAKGVVTVISPWNFPLNLSMRAVAPAIAAGNSVVLKPATNTPITGGLLIAKLFEEAGLPAGVLNVVTGRGSEIGDRVAGHPESDVVAFTGSTPVGRQVAATAGENLAEAAMELGGNNGHIVTAEADIDQAVDAAVFGSFVHQGQVCISINRHLVHEDVYDEYVEKLTERAESLPVGSAHDPDTVVGPIIDESQRDEMLEYVEETIDQGATLETGGETVDLEGVDDSLVVAPTVLSDATNDMAAACNEHFGPIAPVIPFSNIDEAVELHNAVEYGLSGSVHAGDVGTGRQIADRLETGMVHVNDQPINDEAHVPFSGTGASGVGGYNTTDFLEEVTEKKWISLQHEDREYPF from the coding sequence ATGTCATCGGACATAGCCAATACGGCGGAGTGGGAGGAACTGTACCTCAACGGGGAGTGGGTCCCCTCCGAGAGCGGGGCGACGCTCGAGGTCGAGGATCCCTCGACGCGGGAGGTCATCGCGGAGGTACCCGCAGGCGTCGAGTCCGACGTCGACGCGGCCTACGAGGCCGCCGCCGACGCCCAGACGGAGTGGGGCGAACAGCCGCCCGCGGCGCGCGAGGAGATCCTACAGGGCGTCGTCCAGAACCTCGAGGAGTGGGAGGAAGAGATCGTCGAACTGCTCGTCCAGGAGGCCGGCGGGAGCCGAGTCATGGGCGGGACGTCGGTCCACCTCGCGACCGACCAGGCCGCGGAGGCGGCGACGCTGCCCCGGCGGATGAAAGGCGAGCACGCCCGCTCGAACATCCCGGGCAAGGAGAACATCGTCGAGCGCGAGGCGAAAGGCGTCGTCACGGTCATCTCGCCGTGGAACTTCCCGCTGAACCTCTCGATGCGCGCGGTCGCGCCCGCGATCGCGGCCGGGAACTCGGTCGTCCTCAAGCCCGCGACGAACACGCCGATCACGGGCGGGCTCCTCATCGCGAAACTGTTCGAGGAAGCCGGCCTCCCCGCGGGCGTCCTCAACGTCGTCACCGGGCGGGGCTCGGAGATCGGCGACCGCGTCGCCGGTCACCCCGAGAGCGACGTCGTCGCCTTCACCGGGTCGACGCCGGTCGGCCGCCAGGTCGCCGCCACCGCCGGCGAGAACCTCGCCGAAGCGGCGATGGAACTGGGCGGCAACAACGGCCACATCGTCACCGCCGAGGCGGACATCGATCAGGCGGTCGATGCTGCGGTCTTCGGGAGCTTCGTCCACCAGGGACAGGTCTGCATCTCGATCAATCGTCACCTCGTCCACGAGGACGTCTACGACGAGTACGTGGAGAAGCTGACCGAGCGCGCCGAATCCTTGCCCGTCGGGAGCGCCCACGACCCCGACACGGTCGTCGGTCCGATCATCGACGAGTCCCAGCGCGACGAGATGCTCGAGTACGTCGAAGAGACGATCGATCAGGGCGCGACGCTGGAGACCGGCGGTGAGACGGTCGACCTCGAGGGGGTCGACGACTCGCTGGTAGTCGCTCCGACAGTGCTCTCGGACGCGACAAACGACATGGCTGCGGCGTGCAACGAGCACTTCGGCCCTATCGCACCCGTAATTCCGTTCTCGAATATCGACGAGGCCGTCGAACTCCACAACGCCGTCGAGTACGGCCTCTCCGGCTCCGTGCACGCCGGCGACGTCGGCACCGGCCGCCAAATCGCCGACCGCCTCGAGACGGGAATGGTCCACGTCAACGATCAGCCGATCAACGACGAGGCCCACGTCCCGTTCAGCGGCACCGGCGCCTCCGGCGTCGGCGGCTACAACACCACCGACTTCCTCGAGGAGGTCACCGAGAAGAAGTGGATCTCGCTGCAACACGAAGACCGGGAGTACCCGTTCTGA
- a CDS encoding Lrp/AsnC family transcriptional regulator — protein sequence MSTDVDLTARERAGVNAFQGGFPVVERPFEPAAAAMGDRGVDISASALLETIRDLDDRGVLSRFGPLVDAQEIGGAATLVAMHAPEDRFDDIVEQVNAHREVAHNYEREHPHLNVWFVVSVAEREAHSVRESRSDSRSPSEVRCTSEDASERANGGPASSRIEEVLAEIEDETGQETYNLPKQREFRVEAKFYVDGPLDGDGDIERAGVDCTDLGPDVTPTDRETLSPAERDLVLEVQDGLPLTETPYADVAKAIGQDLEWVLETLARFEREGKIRRIGVVPNHYALGYTENGMTVWNVPDDRVGEVGPEIAALPFVTHCYERPRHEGVWPYNFFAMTHGRSEAESRRRVEHVRERMNEHWNVTSDDWDTLHSTQILKKTGIRMKARADANTEAE from the coding sequence ATGAGTACGGACGTCGACCTCACGGCCCGCGAGCGGGCGGGCGTCAACGCCTTTCAGGGCGGCTTTCCGGTCGTCGAACGGCCGTTCGAACCGGCCGCCGCCGCGATGGGCGACCGCGGGGTCGACATCTCGGCGAGCGCGTTGCTCGAGACGATCCGCGATCTGGACGACCGGGGCGTGCTCTCGCGGTTCGGGCCGCTCGTCGACGCCCAGGAGATCGGCGGCGCGGCGACGCTGGTCGCCATGCACGCCCCCGAGGACCGGTTCGACGATATCGTCGAACAGGTCAACGCCCACCGCGAGGTGGCCCACAACTACGAGCGCGAACACCCGCACCTGAACGTCTGGTTCGTCGTGAGCGTCGCGGAGCGCGAGGCGCACAGCGTTCGAGAATCGCGAAGCGATTCTCGCAGCCCATCAGAAGTGCGTTGCACTTCTGAGGACGCCTCGGAACGAGCGAACGGGGGACCCGCGAGCAGCCGCATCGAGGAGGTACTGGCCGAGATCGAGGACGAGACCGGCCAGGAGACGTACAACTTGCCGAAACAGCGAGAGTTCCGCGTCGAGGCGAAGTTCTACGTCGACGGCCCGCTGGACGGCGACGGCGATATCGAGCGCGCCGGCGTCGACTGTACGGATCTGGGGCCGGACGTCACCCCGACCGACAGGGAGACGCTCTCGCCGGCCGAGCGCGACCTCGTCCTCGAGGTGCAGGACGGCCTCCCCCTGACAGAAACGCCGTACGCGGACGTCGCGAAAGCTATCGGACAGGATCTCGAGTGGGTGCTCGAGACGCTCGCGCGCTTCGAACGAGAGGGGAAGATCCGCCGCATCGGCGTCGTCCCGAACCACTACGCGCTGGGGTACACGGAGAACGGGATGACGGTCTGGAACGTCCCGGACGACCGCGTCGGCGAGGTCGGCCCCGAGATCGCCGCGCTGCCGTTCGTCACCCACTGCTACGAGCGCCCGCGCCACGAGGGCGTCTGGCCGTACAATTTCTTCGCGATGACCCACGGCCGCAGCGAGGCGGAGAGCCGGCGTCGCGTCGAACACGTTCGGGAACGGATGAACGAGCACTGGAACGTAACGTCCGACGACTGGGACACCTTGCACTCGACGCAAATATTGAAGAAGACTGGTATTCGTATGAAAGCGCGTGCCGATGCAAACACTGAGGCGGAGTAA
- a CDS encoding precorrin-2 dehydrogenase/sirohydrochlorin ferrochelatase family protein — MIPLLHDFTGATVLVVGGGRVGARKARRFAREADVVVVVSPAFADRDFGGAELIRAALEPSDVDDWLERTEPALVVAATDDEAVNGAVANAARERGILVNRADRSGERDPGSVVVPATVREEPVVVAVSTGATAPALSKYLREELEEPLAGAGEMARVCADLRGELKSRDVTPDRRREIVTGVVNSPALWTALRTGTSNCEQVIEHVLAEELSAGGDRP; from the coding sequence ATGATACCACTTTTGCACGATTTTACCGGCGCGACCGTGCTCGTCGTCGGCGGCGGCCGAGTCGGCGCGCGGAAGGCCCGCCGGTTCGCCCGCGAGGCCGACGTCGTCGTCGTCGTCAGCCCGGCGTTCGCCGACCGCGACTTCGGCGGCGCCGAGTTGATCCGAGCGGCCCTCGAGCCGTCCGACGTCGACGACTGGCTCGAGCGAACCGAGCCCGCGCTGGTCGTCGCCGCGACGGACGACGAGGCCGTCAACGGGGCCGTCGCGAACGCGGCCCGCGAGCGCGGGATTCTGGTCAACCGCGCCGATCGCTCGGGCGAGCGCGACCCCGGTAGCGTCGTCGTCCCCGCGACGGTCCGCGAGGAGCCGGTCGTCGTCGCCGTCTCGACCGGCGCCACCGCGCCCGCGCTGAGCAAGTATCTCCGGGAGGAACTCGAGGAGCCCCTCGCCGGCGCGGGAGAGATGGCGCGGGTCTGCGCCGACCTACGCGGCGAACTCAAATCGCGGGACGTCACCCCTGATCGACGCCGCGAGATCGTCACCGGTGTCGTCAACTCTCCGGCTCTTTGGACAGCTTTACGTACGGGTACTTCTAACTGTGAGCAAGTGATCGAGCACGTGCTGGCCGAGGAACTATCCGCCGGGGGTGATCGGCCGTGA
- the hemA gene encoding glutamyl-tRNA reductase — MISAGVVTAARVTHESGSVDDLAAASPDSQRDAVTDLLSVPEIEEAYVLSTCNRVEVYVVGTDASVGRAALEEFFAAVDDDAVVVSDHDESLRHLLSVAAGLESVVLGEDQIIGQVRTAYEDARNAGGIGEMLETGVTKAIHVGERARTETEINEGVVSLGSAATKLAARDRELEGATALVVGAGEMGRLAARSLADAGVDALVVANRTVSRAEHLATELDVDADAVPLEALSTVATDADVVVTATGSDDPVLEPRHLAADGSGGDRPERVVVDLGQPRDVNPAADSLSAVTVHDLDDLESVTAETYEQRNDAASEVEAMVDREFDLLCEQYKRARADEVIAAMYESAERLKDRELETALSRLDGEEFTAEQREVVEAMADALVSQLLAPPTKSLREAAAEDDWSTINTALQLFDPDLSGGDAPIAPPVEAEASMAERRLEATDDD, encoded by the coding sequence GTGATTTCGGCCGGGGTCGTAACCGCCGCGCGGGTGACCCACGAGAGCGGTAGCGTCGACGATCTCGCCGCTGCCAGTCCCGACAGCCAGCGAGACGCCGTCACCGACCTGCTGTCGGTGCCGGAGATCGAGGAAGCGTACGTCCTCTCGACGTGCAACCGCGTCGAGGTCTACGTGGTCGGGACCGACGCCAGCGTCGGCCGGGCCGCCCTCGAGGAATTCTTCGCGGCCGTCGACGACGACGCGGTCGTCGTCAGCGACCACGACGAGAGCCTGCGCCACCTGCTGTCGGTCGCGGCGGGCCTCGAGTCGGTCGTGCTGGGCGAAGACCAGATCATCGGACAGGTCCGAACCGCCTACGAGGACGCCCGCAACGCCGGCGGCATCGGCGAGATGCTCGAGACCGGCGTGACCAAGGCCATCCACGTCGGCGAACGCGCCCGCACCGAGACGGAGATCAACGAGGGCGTCGTCTCGCTGGGGTCGGCGGCGACGAAACTCGCCGCCCGCGACCGCGAACTCGAGGGGGCGACCGCGCTCGTCGTCGGCGCCGGCGAGATGGGCCGACTCGCGGCGCGCAGCCTCGCCGACGCCGGCGTGGACGCACTCGTCGTCGCGAACCGGACGGTTTCACGCGCCGAACACCTCGCGACCGAACTCGACGTCGACGCCGATGCCGTTCCGCTGGAGGCGCTGTCGACCGTCGCGACCGACGCCGACGTCGTCGTTACCGCGACCGGCAGCGACGATCCGGTCCTCGAGCCGCGACACCTCGCGGCCGACGGGAGCGGCGGCGACCGACCCGAACGCGTCGTCGTCGATCTGGGCCAGCCCCGGGACGTCAATCCGGCCGCCGACTCGCTGTCGGCCGTGACCGTCCACGACTTAGACGACCTCGAGTCGGTCACCGCCGAGACCTACGAGCAACGCAACGACGCGGCCAGCGAGGTCGAGGCGATGGTCGACCGGGAGTTCGACCTGCTCTGCGAGCAGTACAAGCGCGCCCGCGCCGACGAGGTGATCGCCGCGATGTACGAGTCCGCCGAGCGCCTGAAGGACCGCGAACTCGAGACGGCGCTCTCGCGACTCGACGGCGAGGAGTTCACCGCAGAACAGCGCGAGGTCGTCGAGGCGATGGCCGACGCGCTGGTCAGTCAGTTGCTCGCGCCGCCGACCAAGAGCCTGCGCGAAGCGGCGGCCGAAGACGACTGGAGCACGATCAACACCGCGCTCCAGCTGTTCGATCCCGACTTGAGCGGCGGTGACGCCCCCATCGCGCCGCCCGTGGAGGCCGAGGCGTCGATGGCCGAGCGCCGACTCGAGGCGACCGACGACGACTGA
- a CDS encoding 4a-hydroxytetrahydrobiopterin dehydratase, which translates to MADLLSDDEIETQLPDEWTREGDEIVRTYEFDDYLRGVNFAQMVGEIAEAQFHHPEIRIRYEEVEIRLTSHEEGGITDQDVEMAELIESERDA; encoded by the coding sequence ATGGCCGACCTGCTTTCCGACGACGAGATCGAGACGCAGCTTCCCGACGAGTGGACGCGTGAGGGCGACGAGATCGTCCGGACCTACGAGTTCGACGACTACCTCCGCGGCGTCAACTTCGCCCAGATGGTCGGCGAGATCGCCGAGGCGCAGTTCCACCACCCCGAGATCCGGATCCGGTACGAGGAAGTCGAGATCCGGCTGACCTCCCACGAGGAGGGCGGCATCACCGATCAGGACGTCGAGATGGCCGAACTGATCGAGTCCGAACGCGACGCCTGA
- the lwrS gene encoding LWR-salt protein produces the protein MDARYVFRVRLRLEADESEVSLEPSTTETTVTCFREAPEPGTEGWLFFRDTLWRGEVSDAAYGRQLAEEWLGEPVESVSFRELQVDEAYFAALKEAIDDDLAAFNAENVDEVLSKYLGSSIRVTDAD, from the coding sequence ATGGACGCCCGGTACGTCTTTCGCGTCCGGCTCCGCCTCGAGGCCGACGAGTCCGAAGTCAGCCTCGAGCCGTCGACGACCGAGACGACCGTCACCTGTTTTCGCGAGGCTCCGGAACCGGGCACGGAAGGGTGGCTGTTCTTCCGCGATACGCTGTGGCGCGGCGAGGTCAGCGACGCCGCGTACGGCCGCCAACTGGCCGAGGAGTGGCTCGGCGAGCCCGTCGAGTCGGTCTCCTTCCGCGAACTCCAGGTCGACGAGGCCTACTTCGCGGCCCTGAAAGAAGCGATCGACGACGACCTCGCGGCGTTCAACGCCGAGAACGTCGACGAAGTCCTCTCGAAGTATCTGGGCTCGAGTATTCGGGTGACCGATGCGGACTGA
- a CDS encoding HAD family hydrolase, translating to MDGEYDFWLLDLDGTLVDVEWSYTRDVFDRVGDRLGREFTDREAEILWSGLTGSRDRQLREWGIEPDEFWTAFHDEEDPMVRAEQTYLHEDAAFVADLEVPVGLVTHCQEFLCEPVLDALDIRDWFDARLCCTPETGWKPDPNPVYRVMDDLGVGKNGHEGVLAGDGAGDVGAAWNAGLDAIHVERVGHDRRGRCVRGDYRVESFDDLF from the coding sequence ATGGACGGTGAGTACGACTTCTGGCTGCTCGACCTCGACGGCACGCTCGTCGACGTCGAGTGGTCCTACACGCGGGACGTCTTCGATCGGGTCGGCGACCGACTCGGCCGGGAGTTCACCGACCGTGAGGCCGAGATCCTCTGGAGCGGCCTGACGGGCTCCCGGGACCGACAGCTCCGCGAGTGGGGGATCGAGCCCGACGAGTTCTGGACGGCCTTCCACGACGAGGAGGACCCGATGGTACGGGCCGAGCAGACCTACCTCCACGAGGACGCCGCGTTCGTCGCCGACCTCGAGGTACCCGTCGGCCTCGTCACCCACTGTCAAGAGTTCCTCTGTGAACCGGTCCTGGACGCGCTCGACATCCGCGACTGGTTCGACGCGCGCCTCTGTTGTACCCCCGAAACGGGCTGGAAGCCCGACCCGAACCCGGTCTACCGCGTGATGGACGACCTCGGCGTCGGGAAGAACGGCCACGAAGGGGTCCTCGCGGGCGACGGTGCCGGTGACGTCGGCGCGGCCTGGAACGCCGGCCTCGACGCCATCCACGTCGAACGCGTGGGTCACGACCGGCGCGGACGCTGCGTCCGCGGCGACTACCGCGTCGAGTCGTTCGACGACTTGTTCTGA